The nucleotide window ACAATAGACAAAGTGATGTTCTTTTCAAAATCGGCTACTAATTGAGCTCCTTGAGTTTCGTAGGCTTTCTTCAAATCAGTAACTACGTTGAACATTTTTATTCCGTCTGTAAACGGAACTACGATGCGCTCAAAATGGTTGTTTCTGTCTTCGTAAACATTTTTGATGATTGGGAAAGCTTCTTTAGCGCTTCTCGCTGTTTTTTCGTTATAGAAAGCAAGAGTTGCTTTATACAATTTACCTGTGATTTCAATCTCAGTTAATTTAGAAAACTCATCTTGTGTAATTGGCGAAGTAAATGAGAAGTAACGGATAATATCGAATTCGAAATCTTTGAAGCTGTTTTTAGCTTTGTTTTCATCAACGATTAACTCGCAGGTATCGTAAAGCATGTTTGCGATATCCAATTTCAAACGCTCACCAAACAAAGCGTGACGACGACGTTTGTAAACCACTTCACGTTGCGCATTCATTACGTCATCGTATTCCAATAAACGTTTACGAACACCAAAGTTGTTTTCCTCCACTTTTTTCTGAGCACGTTCGATTGATTTGGTCATCATAGAATGTTGGATAACTTCACCTTCCTGCAATCCCATTCTGTCCATTACTTTCGCAACTCTTTCAGAACCGAACAAACGCATCAAGTTGTCTTCAAGGGAAACATAAAATTGAGAACTTCCCACGTCTCCTTGACGACCGGCACGACCACGTAACTGTCTGTCCACACGACGGGAATCATGACGCTCTGTCCCCACGATTGCTAAACCTCCAGCAGCTTTTACCTCAGGAGTCAATTTGATATCGGTACCACGACCCGCCATGTTGGTGGCAATAGTTACTACTCCAGGTTTTCCTGCTTCTTCAACGATTTGAGCCTCTTGTTTGTGCATTTTGGCATTCAAAACGTTATGAGGAATACCGCGCATTTTCAACATACGGCTTAATAATTCTGAAATCTCAACCGAAGTTGTTCCAATAAGAACCGGTCTTCCTGCTTTTGATAATTCGGTTACGTCTTCAATAACGGCATTGAATTTCTCACGAGTTGTTTTGTAGATAAAATCTTCCTTGTCAACACGAGCCAATGGTCTATTGGTTGGGATTTCAACTACGTCCAGTTTGTAAATTTCCCAAAGCTCACCAGCTTCGGTAACAGCTGTACCGGTCATTCCTCCCAATTTGTTGTACATTCTGAAATAATTCTGCAATGTAATGGTAGCAAATGTTTGGGTTGCAGCTTCGATTTTTACGTTTTCTTTGGCTTCAATAGCTTGGTGCAAACCGTCAGAATAACGACGGCCATCCATGATACGTCCTGTTTGCTCATCAACAATCAAAATTTTGTTGTCCATGATTACATATTCCACATCTTTTTCAAAAAGGGTATAGGCTTTCAAAAGTTGAGTCAATGTGTGAATACGCTCACTTTTTACTCCGAAGTCTTGGAATAATCTTTCTTTTTCTTCTGCTTCGGCGTCTTTATCCAATTTTTTCTTTTCGATAGCGGCAATTTCTGTTCCAATGTCCGGAAGTACAAAGAAGTTGGCTTCAGTATCTCCAGAAAGGAATTTGATACCGTTGTCAGTTAAACTAACTTGGTTATTTTTTTCCTCAATCACAAAATACAACGCTTCATCCACTTTTGGCATTTCGCGGTTGTTGTTTTCCATGTATTGGTTTTCGGTTTTTTGAAGTAGTTGTTTGATTCCTTCTTCACTCAAAAACTTAATCAATGCTTTATTTTTAGGCAAACTTCTGTAAGCTCTCAATAAAAGGAAACCACCTTCTTTGGTATTTCCTTCTTTGATTAATTTTTTGGATTCAGCAAGAAAACCATTTGCCAATTGGCGTTGTAAAGCAACCAAATTTTCAATTTTTGGCTTCAATTCGTTAAATTCGTGACGGTCACCTTGTGGAACTGGGCCAGAAATGATAAGTGGAGTACGGGCATCGTCAATTAGAACAGAGTCAACCTCATCGACGATTGCGAAGTTGTGTTTTCTCTGAACTAAATCTTCCGGTGAATGAGCCATATTATCTCTTAGGTAGTCAAAACCAAATTCGTTGTTTGTACCGTAAGTAATATCAGCTTCGTATGCTTTTTTTCTTCCTTCAGAACTTGGTTGGTGGTTGTCGATACAATCAACAGTCAAACCGTGGAATTCGAATAATGGTGCTTTCCAGGTGCTGTCACGTTTTGCAAGGTAGTCATTCACAGTTACCAAGTGAACACCGTTTCCGGTCAAAGCATTCAAGTAAATAGGCAAAGTAGCCACCAAAGTTTTACCTTCTCCCGTTTGCATTTCGGCAACTTTACCTTCGTGCAATACCATTCCTCCAATTAACTGAACATCATAGTGGATCATGTCCCAAGTGATGTCTTTACCTGCAGCATTCCATTGGTTTGCCCAGATAGCATTGTCCCCATCAAGGGTAATATAGCTTTTTGTTGCAGATAATTCTCTGTCTTTTGCGGTAGCGGTAACCACTATTTGAGAGTTTTCTTTGAAACGTCTAGCAGTCTCTTTCACAACAGAAAAAGCTTCAGGAAGAATTTCTTTCAAAGTTTTTTCAGAGATATCGTAAGCTTCTTTTTCAAGGGCATCAATTGCAGTGTAAATATCTTCGCGTTTGTCAATGTCTTCAATACTTTCCACTTCTGTTTTAAGAGCGGCTATTTTTGCGTCTTTTTCGGCACGGGCTTCTTTTATTTTTTCTTTAAAAAAAACGGTTCTTGCTCTTAATTCGTCATTAGACAAAGATTGTAAAGGGCCTTCAAAAGTTTTGATTTTATTTAAATACGGCTGAAGGGCTTTGACATCTTTTTCGGATTTATCTCCAACAAAGATTTTAATAATACTGTTTATGAAGCTCATAATTTTATTTATATTTCTATTTTATTCTAATTGTAAAAAAACTGCGTAAAATTAAGCAAAAAAAAAGCCTCTTCTGAGACTTTTTCTTGGTTTACTTTTTTAATATTCATCCTCATTCCAAAGATAATCTTCGTCTGTAGGATAATCTGGCCAAATTTCTTCCATTGATTCATATATCTCGCCTTCATCTTCGATCGATTGAAGGTTTTCTACTACTTCTAATGGAGCACCCGCTCTAATTGCGTAGTCAATAAGTTCGTCTTTGTTAGCAGGCCACGGTGCATCGCTTAAATATGATGCTAATTCTAATGTCCAATACATATTTGTCGATTTAGTTTCTGCAAAAATAAATTTTTTACTGAAAAAGACAAGTAAAAAATGATTTATTTTTTATAAAGTTAAGAACGTATTTTCAGACAATATTTTTAAAGAAAAATATTTCAGATTTAATGCCTGAAAATCAATTCTAAATACTGTTTCCTAATTAGCTAACATCAGTAAATTGGATACTATTTTCTAGGAATCCATTTTACTTCATTTGCCTTTAGATCAACAGACAATTTTCGTGCCAATACAAAAAGATAGTCAGAAAGTCGGTTTAAGTACTTAATTGCTATTTCGGCAACAGGTTCATTATGACTTAAATGCACTGCAAGTCGTTCAGCACGACGGCAAACGCATCTAGTTATATGACAATATGACACAGTTTGATGGCCTCCGGGTAAAACAAAATGAGTCATTGGTGGAAGTGCATCTTCCATACTGTCAATTTCTTTTTCCAATAATTCGATGTCGGTTTCTAAAATTCCGAGTTTTTTTAAACGAAGCTCGCCATTTTTCATCACTTCTTTTTCAGGAGGTGTGGCCAAGATTGCGCCTATAGTAAAAAGACGGTCTTGTATTTCGATAAGTATGTCTTTGTAATGTTTGTCGATTTCCTGGTCGCGGATTAGTCCAATGTAAGAATTCAGTTCATCTACAGTTCCGTAGCTTTCTATGCGCATATGGTCTTTTGGAACTCGTGTTCCTCCAAAAAGACTTGTAGTTCCGCTATCTCCGGTTTTTGTATATACTTTCATTTTAAGTTAGAGGTTGGAAGTTAGAAAATAGAGGTTAGCAAATAGAAATAGAGGTTAGTAGTCAGTTGTTTAAGTTTTGATCTCTAACTTCTACTTTCTAAAATTATTTTATCGTGTCACTTTCAATCATACCGTCTCTCAAACGAATTACACGATGAGCGTAAGCGGCGATTTCTTCTTCATGGGTTACTAGGATTACGGTGTTGCCTGAGGCGTGGATTTCACTAAAAAG belongs to Flavobacterium aquiphilum and includes:
- a CDS encoding cob(I)yrinic acid a,c-diamide adenosyltransferase, coding for MKVYTKTGDSGTTSLFGGTRVPKDHMRIESYGTVDELNSYIGLIRDQEIDKHYKDILIEIQDRLFTIGAILATPPEKEVMKNGELRLKKLGILETDIELLEKEIDSMEDALPPMTHFVLPGGHQTVSYCHITRCVCRRAERLAVHLSHNEPVAEIAIKYLNRLSDYLFVLARKLSVDLKANEVKWIPRK
- a CDS encoding DUF2795 domain-containing protein, giving the protein MYWTLELASYLSDAPWPANKDELIDYAIRAGAPLEVVENLQSIEDEGEIYESMEEIWPDYPTDEDYLWNEDEY
- the secA gene encoding preprotein translocase subunit SecA; the encoded protein is MSFINSIIKIFVGDKSEKDVKALQPYLNKIKTFEGPLQSLSNDELRARTVFFKEKIKEARAEKDAKIAALKTEVESIEDIDKREDIYTAIDALEKEAYDISEKTLKEILPEAFSVVKETARRFKENSQIVVTATAKDRELSATKSYITLDGDNAIWANQWNAAGKDITWDMIHYDVQLIGGMVLHEGKVAEMQTGEGKTLVATLPIYLNALTGNGVHLVTVNDYLAKRDSTWKAPLFEFHGLTVDCIDNHQPSSEGRKKAYEADITYGTNNEFGFDYLRDNMAHSPEDLVQRKHNFAIVDEVDSVLIDDARTPLIISGPVPQGDRHEFNELKPKIENLVALQRQLANGFLAESKKLIKEGNTKEGGFLLLRAYRSLPKNKALIKFLSEEGIKQLLQKTENQYMENNNREMPKVDEALYFVIEEKNNQVSLTDNGIKFLSGDTEANFFVLPDIGTEIAAIEKKKLDKDAEAEEKERLFQDFGVKSERIHTLTQLLKAYTLFEKDVEYVIMDNKILIVDEQTGRIMDGRRYSDGLHQAIEAKENVKIEAATQTFATITLQNYFRMYNKLGGMTGTAVTEAGELWEIYKLDVVEIPTNRPLARVDKEDFIYKTTREKFNAVIEDVTELSKAGRPVLIGTTSVEISELLSRMLKMRGIPHNVLNAKMHKQEAQIVEEAGKPGVVTIATNMAGRGTDIKLTPEVKAAGGLAIVGTERHDSRRVDRQLRGRAGRQGDVGSSQFYVSLEDNLMRLFGSERVAKVMDRMGLQEGEVIQHSMMTKSIERAQKKVEENNFGVRKRLLEYDDVMNAQREVVYKRRRHALFGERLKLDIANMLYDTCELIVDENKAKNSFKDFEFDIIRYFSFTSPITQDEFSKLTEIEITGKLYKATLAFYNEKTARSAKEAFPIIKNVYEDRNNHFERIVVPFTDGIKMFNVVTDLKKAYETQGAQLVADFEKNITLSIVDEAWKKHLRKMDELKQSVQLAVHEQKDPLLIYKLEAFNLFRGMLDNVNKEVISFLFKGDLPVQNAPIEEAKIERQVEDYQLSKDEIPNSESANREAGETQQRQVTETIVRDMPKINRNDTVTIKQVATGKTESMKYKKAESLLSTGEWVIVKE